The Primulina eburnea isolate SZY01 chromosome 13, ASM2296580v1, whole genome shotgun sequence genome includes a region encoding these proteins:
- the LOC140808883 gene encoding N-alpha-acetyltransferase MAK3-like isoform X2, producing MEQAKAEFDVSEIQYVSYSGEHHLPLIMDLVDQELSEPYSIFTYRYFVYLWPQLSFLAFHKGKCVGTVVCKMGDHRHTFRGYIAMLVVIKPYRGKGIATELVTRSIKVMMESGCEEVTLEAEVTNKGALALYGRLGFIRAKRLFRYYLNGVDAFRLKLMFPRMDPPNYHESTPNYHESTNVNVLTDHGTTPEADSGH from the exons ATGGAGCAGGCAAAAGCAGAATTCGATGTGTCGGAGATACAGTACGTCAGCTACAGTGGAGAGCACCATCTGCCCCTCATAATGGATTTGGTTGATCAGGAGCTGAGTGAACCCTATTCTATCTTCACTTACAGATACTTTGTCTATCTCTGGCCACAACTATCATTCCTA GCATTCCACAAAGGCAAATGTGTGGGGACAGTGGTGTGCAAGATGGGAGATCATCGCCATACTTTCAGAGGATATATAGCCATGCTTGTTGTTATCAAACCTTACCGAGGCAAAGGAATTG CTACTGAACTTGTTACTAGATCAATTAAAGTGATGATGGAATCCGGTTGTGAAGAG GTGACATTAGAAGCAGAAGTCACAAATAAAGGAGCACTAGCGCTATATGGTCGTCTTGGGTTTATTCGAGCGAAGAGGCTTTTCCGATATTACCTGAATGGGGTTGATGCTTTCAGGCTCAAGCTAATGTTTCCTCGTATGGACCCACCAAACTACCATGAGTCCACACCAAACTACCATGAGTCCACAAACGTGAATGTCTTGACTGATCATGGAACGACTCCTGAAGCAGATTCAGGGCACTAA
- the LOC140808883 gene encoding N-alpha-acetyltransferase MAK3-like isoform X1: MARMEKKPSATVALLWEMEQAKAEFDVSEIQYVSYSGEHHLPLIMDLVDQELSEPYSIFTYRYFVYLWPQLSFLAFHKGKCVGTVVCKMGDHRHTFRGYIAMLVVIKPYRGKGIATELVTRSIKVMMESGCEEVTLEAEVTNKGALALYGRLGFIRAKRLFRYYLNGVDAFRLKLMFPRMDPPNYHESTPNYHESTNVNVLTDHGTTPEADSGH; this comes from the exons ATGGCAAGGATGGAGAAAAAGCCTTCAG CGACGGTGGCTCTGCTGTGGGAGATGGAGCAGGCAAAAGCAGAATTCGATGTGTCGGAGATACAGTACGTCAGCTACAGTGGAGAGCACCATCTGCCCCTCATAATGGATTTGGTTGATCAGGAGCTGAGTGAACCCTATTCTATCTTCACTTACAGATACTTTGTCTATCTCTGGCCACAACTATCATTCCTA GCATTCCACAAAGGCAAATGTGTGGGGACAGTGGTGTGCAAGATGGGAGATCATCGCCATACTTTCAGAGGATATATAGCCATGCTTGTTGTTATCAAACCTTACCGAGGCAAAGGAATTG CTACTGAACTTGTTACTAGATCAATTAAAGTGATGATGGAATCCGGTTGTGAAGAG GTGACATTAGAAGCAGAAGTCACAAATAAAGGAGCACTAGCGCTATATGGTCGTCTTGGGTTTATTCGAGCGAAGAGGCTTTTCCGATATTACCTGAATGGGGTTGATGCTTTCAGGCTCAAGCTAATGTTTCCTCGTATGGACCCACCAAACTACCATGAGTCCACACCAAACTACCATGAGTCCACAAACGTGAATGTCTTGACTGATCATGGAACGACTCCTGAAGCAGATTCAGGGCACTAA
- the LOC140808885 gene encoding outer envelope pore protein 24B, chloroplastic-like has translation MKASFKARYEPDKASATATVAVNAGDFKLRACMTDATVVNGPCLNGLALALEKPGFFIVDYNVPKNDFRFQFMNTVRVAEKPLNLTYIHSKGDERTIVDGCLVIDSANKVSANHVLGTGNSKLKYTYLHGGLTTFEPSYDLGKNAWDFAVSRRVFGDDVFRATYQTSSKNLGLEWSRSSKLHGSFKISASVNLVEERKTPKLCAETTWDFEM, from the exons ATGAAAGCTTCGTTCAAAGCAAGATATGAGCCCGATAAGGCCTCCGCCACCGCCACTGTCGCCGTTAACGCCGGCGATTTCAAGCTTCGTGCGTGCATGACTGATGCCACCGTGGTCAACGGCCCCTGCTTGAACGGCTTAGCCTTAGCCCTCGAGAAACCTGGCTTCTTCATCGTCGACTACAACGTCCCCAAAAAC GATTTTAGGTTTCAGTTTATGAATACGGTTAGGGTAGCTGAGAAACCGTTGAACTTAACTTACATTCACAGCAAAGGTGATGAACGGACGATAGTGGATGGATGTTTGGTGATTGATTCGGCCAATAAAGTTTCAGCTAATCATGTGCTTGGTACTGGTAATTCTAAGTTGAAGTATACTTATTTGCACGGAGGGTTGACGACTTTTGAGCCCAGCTACGATCTGGGGAAGAATGCTTGGGATTTTGCTGTTTCACGCAGGGTTTTTGGCGATGACGTGTTTCGGGCTACATATCAGACCTCTAGCAAGAACTTGGGGCTTGAGTGGTCGCGCAGCTCTAAGCTGCACGGTTCGTTTAAG ATATCAGCATCTGTCAACTTAGTGGAGGAACGAAAAACACCCAAGCTGTGTGCTGAGACTACCTGGGACTTCGAAATGTGA